Proteins encoded together in one Actinopolymorpha sp. NPDC004070 window:
- a CDS encoding sensor histidine kinase yields MSVGAVDGSTGHFHEAGFYASDAEFRALIVPFVTYGIAAGEPVVIGYDKRKADLLRSWLDDPSAVTFVADRSLYATPARAIATYRGVFERHVAAGAPQIRIAGDVPHPGNGGRFEGWDRYEFAVNSVWEEFPVRSLCLYDAATVSAQVRNVVERAHPHVVTAAGVHSVNSRYEAHGSRPDFPVTADPLEASTPAAELIDPSAAEARHTLEQIGRGRVDDHTLEDLLLGVSEAVANARLHGVPPTTVRIWATDSRVVVSVQDRGKGPVDPLAGLVPSANTTFGTGLGLWMTHLLDIDAALISTADGFSLRLRAVRDPAPVE; encoded by the coding sequence ATGAGCGTCGGTGCGGTGGACGGTTCCACTGGCCACTTCCACGAGGCTGGGTTCTACGCGTCCGACGCGGAGTTCCGCGCGCTGATCGTGCCGTTCGTCACCTACGGCATTGCCGCCGGCGAGCCGGTGGTCATCGGCTACGACAAGCGCAAGGCAGACCTGCTGCGGTCGTGGCTGGACGATCCCTCGGCGGTCACCTTCGTCGCCGACCGCAGCCTGTACGCCACGCCCGCGCGGGCGATCGCGACCTACCGGGGAGTGTTCGAACGCCACGTCGCGGCCGGTGCACCGCAGATCCGCATCGCTGGCGACGTACCGCACCCGGGCAACGGAGGGCGCTTCGAGGGCTGGGACCGCTATGAGTTCGCCGTGAACTCCGTGTGGGAAGAGTTCCCCGTACGCAGCCTCTGCCTGTACGACGCCGCGACAGTGTCCGCACAGGTGCGGAACGTGGTCGAGCGGGCGCATCCCCACGTCGTTACCGCCGCCGGCGTGCACAGCGTCAACAGCCGTTACGAGGCGCACGGTTCGAGGCCGGATTTTCCCGTGACCGCCGACCCGCTGGAGGCCTCGACGCCCGCCGCCGAGCTCATCGATCCCTCCGCGGCCGAGGCCCGGCACACTCTTGAGCAGATCGGTCGCGGGCGGGTCGATGATCACACACTGGAAGATCTGCTGCTCGGTGTCTCCGAGGCCGTCGCCAACGCGCGGCTGCACGGCGTACCTCCCACGACCGTCCGCATCTGGGCCACCGACAGCCGCGTCGTCGTGAGCGTGCAGGACAGGGGCAAGGGGCCCGTCGACCCACTCGCCGGGCTCGTACCGTCCGCGAACACCACGTTCGGGACTGGTCTTGGCCTTTGGATGACCCACCTGCTCGACATCGACGCCGCCCTCATCTCCACCGCCGACGGCTTCTCCCTCCGGCTACGCGCCGTCCGAGATCCGGCGCCGGTCGAGTAG